A single Campylobacter hyointestinalis subsp. hyointestinalis DNA region contains:
- a CDS encoding DnaJ family protein: MSNSLYETLGVDKNASSDEIKKAYRKLARKYHPDINKDPGAEDKFKEINAAYEILSDDEKRTQYDTYGDNMFGGQSFHDFANAQGGADINDILRNIFGGGGGFGGFSGGFSSRGFGGFSDGFEPNLDINTKITIPFSAAVNGGEYTINISGESVKIKIPAGVNSGEKLRIRSKGKSLNGRRGDAILNLEVSGDDTYKRDGDDLYKTVDVPLKTALFGGKIEVSTFKKDVSIKISPNTKNGQKIRLKGYGVQNRKSGIYGDMYLSVNVILPNVDMLDKDLAKMMQDRL, from the coding sequence ATGAGCAATAGCTTATATGAAACACTCGGAGTTGATAAAAACGCAAGTAGTGATGAAATAAAAAAAGCATATAGAAAATTAGCTAGAAAATATCACCCAGATATCAATAAAGATCCGGGTGCGGAAGATAAATTTAAAGAGATAAACGCAGCCTATGAGATACTAAGCGATGATGAGAAACGCACTCAGTACGATACCTATGGCGACAATATGTTTGGTGGGCAAAGCTTCCATGATTTTGCAAATGCTCAAGGCGGAGCAGATATCAATGATATCTTAAGAAATATTTTTGGTGGAGGCGGAGGTTTTGGTGGATTTAGCGGTGGTTTTAGTAGTCGCGGTTTTGGTGGATTTAGTGATGGATTTGAGCCAAATTTAGATATAAATACAAAGATCACTATACCATTTAGCGCTGCTGTAAATGGCGGAGAGTATACTATAAATATATCTGGAGAAAGCGTAAAGATCAAAATTCCCGCTGGAGTAAATAGTGGTGAAAAGCTAAGAATTCGCTCAAAAGGAAAAAGCCTAAATGGAAGAAGAGGAGACGCTATTTTAAATTTAGAAGTTAGCGGGGATGATACTTATAAAAGAGATGGCGACGACTTGTATAAAACCGTAGATGTTCCTCTAAAAACTGCGCTTTTTGGTGGTAAAATAGAAGTTTCTACCTTTAAAAAAGACGTAAGTATAAAAATATCCCCTAATACAAAAAACGGTCAAAAGATAAGACTTAAAGGATATGGCGTACAAAATAGAAAAAGTGGAATTTACGGAGATATGTATCTAAGCGTAAATGTGATCCTTCCAAATGTTGATATGTTGGATAAAGATCTTGCTAAAATGATGCAAGATAGATTATAA
- a CDS encoding heat shock protein transcriptional repressor HspR — MKSYEEPVYLISVVAKVLSIHPQTLRQYEREGLVEPSRTGGKMRLYSEKDLDRIKMILRLTRDLGVNLAGVDVILRLKEQIEEYESTIDELKLSMEQMSKNDTKRSLVKRKNSYDLIFLNDKK, encoded by the coding sequence ATGAAAAGTTATGAAGAGCCGGTTTATTTGATAAGTGTTGTTGCTAAAGTTTTAAGTATTCATCCTCAAACATTAAGGCAGTACGAGAGAGAAGGTCTTGTAGAGCCTTCTCGTACCGGCGGTAAAATGAGATTGTATAGTGAAAAAGATCTTGATAGGATAAAAATGATCCTTAGGCTTACTAGGGATTTGGGCGTAAATTTGGCCGGAGTAGATGTCATACTTAGGCTAAAAGAACAGATAGAAGAGTATGAAAGCACTATAGACGAACTAAAACTAAGTATGGAACAAATGAGTAAAAATGACACTAAAAGATCTCTAGTGAAACGAAAAAATAGCTACGATTTGATATTTTTAAATGACAAAAAGTAG